A portion of the Oxynema aestuarii AP17 genome contains these proteins:
- a CDS encoding 50S ribosomal protein L25/general stress protein Ctc: MLVTVECNKREEGTKPKALRRNNLIPANLYGHNGAESISLTIDAKTAQNLLKEAAVNNTLIDLSIPDLSWKGKTILREVQTHPWKNSIYHISFFAVAAQATIDLVVPVNYIGEPAGAKEGGVLECVINELPIQCAPDNIPEAIDVDVSGLELGGSLHVGELVLPEGVVAQIEPERTLANILVPRGMGKAEEEEEAGAELDPTTAALLESYGEE, translated from the coding sequence ATGTTAGTCACCGTCGAATGTAACAAGCGCGAAGAAGGAACGAAACCGAAAGCCCTTCGCCGCAATAACTTGATTCCCGCGAACCTCTACGGTCACAACGGCGCCGAATCAATTTCCCTGACCATCGATGCTAAAACCGCTCAAAACCTGCTCAAAGAAGCGGCGGTCAACAACACGCTCATCGACCTGAGCATCCCCGATCTATCTTGGAAAGGGAAAACCATCCTGCGGGAAGTCCAAACCCACCCTTGGAAAAATAGCATCTATCACATCAGCTTTTTTGCGGTGGCCGCGCAAGCGACGATCGACCTGGTCGTTCCCGTTAACTACATCGGCGAACCTGCCGGAGCCAAAGAAGGCGGGGTCTTGGAATGCGTGATTAACGAATTACCGATTCAATGCGCCCCCGATAACATTCCCGAGGCGATCGACGTAGACGTGTCCGGTCTCGAACTCGGCGGATCCCTGCACGTGGGCGAATTAGTCCTTCCCGAAGGGGTCGTCGCTCAGATCGAACCCGAACGCACCCTGGCGAACATCCTGGTACCCCGAGGCATGGGTAAAGCGGAAGAGGAAGAAGAAGCAGGCGCCGAATTGGATCCGACCACGGCGGCACTTCTGGAATCTTACGGCGAAGAGTAG
- the recA gene encoding recombinase RecA, whose protein sequence is MAIETTLNPEKEKALKMVLTQIERSFGKGSIMRLGDATRMKVETIASGALTLDLALGGGLPKGRVIEVYGPESAGKTTVALHAIAEVQKMGGVAAFVDAEHALDPTYASQVGVDIANLLVSQPDTGEMALEIADQLVRSAAVDIVVIDSVAALVPRAEIEGQMGDASIGLQARLMSHALRKITGNIGKSGCTVIFLNQLRQKIGGYGNPETTTGGNALKFYASVRLDIRRIQTLKKGSEEYGIRAKVKVAKNKVAPPFRIAEFDILFGKGISRLGCLLDLAEETKVVNRKGAWYNYNGENIGQGRDNATTYLEENPEMALEVEQKVREQLELGVVVSANSVGKSNNDGEDGEYEEYEEYEDNE, encoded by the coding sequence ATGGCTATAGAAACTACCCTTAACCCCGAAAAAGAGAAAGCCCTCAAAATGGTGCTGACGCAGATCGAGCGCAGCTTTGGCAAAGGCTCGATCATGCGCCTCGGGGACGCCACCCGGATGAAAGTCGAAACCATCGCCAGTGGCGCCCTGACCTTAGATTTAGCCTTGGGCGGCGGCTTACCCAAAGGACGGGTGATCGAAGTCTACGGACCGGAGAGTGCGGGTAAAACCACCGTCGCCCTCCACGCGATCGCCGAAGTCCAGAAAATGGGAGGCGTCGCCGCCTTCGTAGACGCGGAACACGCCCTCGATCCGACCTATGCGTCCCAAGTCGGCGTCGATATCGCCAACCTGCTCGTTTCCCAACCCGACACCGGGGAAATGGCCCTCGAAATTGCCGACCAACTAGTGCGGTCCGCCGCCGTCGATATCGTCGTGATCGACTCCGTAGCCGCCCTAGTCCCTCGCGCCGAAATCGAAGGACAGATGGGAGATGCCTCCATCGGCTTGCAAGCGCGCTTGATGAGCCACGCCTTGCGTAAAATTACCGGAAATATCGGTAAATCCGGCTGTACCGTCATTTTCCTCAACCAATTGCGCCAAAAAATCGGCGGTTATGGCAACCCGGAAACCACCACCGGGGGGAACGCCCTCAAATTCTACGCTTCCGTCCGTCTCGACATCCGCCGCATTCAAACTCTGAAGAAAGGATCGGAAGAATACGGGATTCGCGCCAAAGTTAAAGTCGCTAAAAATAAAGTCGCCCCGCCATTCCGGATTGCCGAATTCGACATTCTCTTCGGTAAAGGCATTTCCCGCCTCGGTTGCTTGCTCGACCTCGCCGAAGAAACCAAAGTCGTCAATCGTAAAGGCGCTTGGTATAACTACAACGGCGAGAATATCGGTCAAGGGCGGGATAATGCGACCACCTATTTAGAAGAAAATCCCGAAATGGCCCTCGAAGTCGAACAGAAAGTGCGCGAACAGCTCGAACTCGGCGTGGTCGTGTCCGCGAATTCTGTCGGTAAATCGAACAACGACGGGGAAGATGGGGAGTATGAGGAATACGAAGAATACGAAGATAACGAATAA
- the lepB gene encoding signal peptidase I: protein MTSEEKQVNPSTAETHWWPKIRENLQVLGIALILALVIRTFIAEPRYIPSNSMQPNLHIGDRLVVEKVSYKFRPPEAGEILVFDPPPALQKFGYSEDQAFIKRAIATEGQTVQIESGQVYLDNRPLSEAYIAEPPAYDWGPKPVPPEQLFVLGDNRNNSNDSHVWGFLPIQNVIGRAAFRFWPLNRIGFL from the coding sequence ATGACATCAGAGGAAAAACAGGTCAACCCTAGCACTGCCGAGACGCACTGGTGGCCGAAAATCAGGGAAAATCTGCAAGTGTTAGGAATTGCCCTGATTTTAGCCTTAGTCATTCGGACCTTCATCGCCGAACCGCGTTACATCCCCTCCAACTCGATGCAGCCGAACTTACATATCGGCGATCGCCTCGTAGTCGAAAAAGTCAGCTATAAATTCCGTCCCCCCGAAGCCGGAGAAATCCTCGTCTTCGACCCGCCGCCCGCCCTACAGAAATTTGGCTACAGCGAAGATCAAGCCTTCATCAAACGGGCGATCGCCACCGAAGGACAAACCGTGCAGATCGAAAGCGGACAAGTCTACCTCGACAACCGACCTCTCAGCGAAGCTTACATCGCCGAACCCCCCGCTTACGACTGGGGACCAAAACCCGTTCCCCCCGAGCAACTTTTCGTCCTCGGAGATAATCGAAATAATAGTAACGATTCCCACGTTTGGGGATTTCTGCCGATCCAAAACGTCATCGGACGGGCCGCATTTCGGTTTTGGCCACTCAACCGGATCGGTTTTCTCTAA
- a CDS encoding HAD family hydrolase: MSELKALIFDVDGTIAETERDGHRVAFNRAFADAGLEWHWTVELYGELLEVAGGKERIAFYLQEYQPPFREPEDRDRWIAELHAIKTEHFRALSASGQIPLRPGVRRLLEEAKQQGIRLAIATTSAPENAIALIEHAIAPDSPQWFEAIAAGDIVERKKPAPDIYDYVLEQMDLAPESCLAIEDSPQGLTAATGAGLNTVITVNNYTARYPFPKAALTIDHLGEPDNPFTVLAGEVGNSTYFDMALAREVHRQASEAQT; the protein is encoded by the coding sequence ATGAGCGAACTCAAGGCGTTAATTTTTGACGTAGACGGGACGATCGCCGAAACCGAACGGGACGGTCATCGAGTTGCCTTCAATCGCGCCTTTGCCGATGCCGGATTGGAGTGGCATTGGACCGTCGAGTTGTACGGCGAACTGCTAGAAGTTGCCGGGGGGAAAGAGCGAATTGCTTTTTACCTGCAAGAATACCAGCCGCCGTTTAGGGAACCCGAGGATCGCGATCGCTGGATTGCCGAACTGCACGCGATCAAAACCGAACATTTTCGCGCCCTGAGTGCGAGCGGCCAAATTCCCTTACGTCCGGGAGTGCGGCGCCTGCTCGAAGAAGCCAAACAGCAAGGGATCCGACTGGCGATCGCCACCACCTCGGCCCCGGAAAACGCGATCGCCTTGATCGAACACGCGATCGCCCCGGACAGTCCCCAATGGTTTGAAGCGATCGCCGCCGGAGATATCGTCGAGCGCAAAAAACCCGCCCCGGATATCTACGATTACGTCTTGGAACAGATGGACTTAGCGCCGGAAAGCTGTTTGGCGATCGAAGATTCGCCCCAAGGCTTGACCGCCGCCACCGGGGCGGGCTTGAATACTGTAATTACAGTGAATAACTATACCGCCCGTTACCCGTTCCCCAAGGCAGCACTGACGATCGACCACCTCGGCGAACCGGACAACCCCTTTACCGTACTGGCGGGAGAAGTCGGAAACTCCACCTATTTCGATATGGCTTTGGCGCGCGAGGTTCACCGACAGGCGAGCGAGGCGCAGACGTAA
- a CDS encoding adenosine deaminase, translating into MALYAELHRHLGGSVVPRILWRYFQRHDAHLADRFPEYPSFEQFYTRARNTLDEYLELHTLVEGVQTAQTLPYFIYRLIRGAYIFENLAYLELRYTPYLRTPEGLSQTERIDKMAEIVEIVGKASQVTEYPIVTSQILCMHARLPKEVNRAIVDLARQQGQYVCAIDLAGGDNHYGDRLDELIELYEYARSHGIHTTGHVYETPDGCHPDLLPYLERIGHGIQIPLKHPELLPDLARRGQCLEICPTTYLKTGTLDDLQQLKVVFDRCFEAGVAIAICTDNAGLHNVRLPFEYENLLTYNIIDFRQMQACQAAAFRHAFAWPHTQPPGEMLSGLLKEPISSL; encoded by the coding sequence GTGGCTTTATATGCAGAACTACACCGCCATCTCGGCGGTTCCGTCGTTCCCCGGATTTTGTGGCGCTACTTCCAACGGCACGATGCCCACCTGGCCGATCGCTTCCCAGAATATCCATCATTCGAGCAATTTTACACCCGAGCGCGCAACACCCTCGACGAATATTTAGAACTGCATACCTTGGTTGAAGGAGTGCAAACGGCGCAGACCTTACCTTATTTCATTTATCGATTGATTCGCGGGGCTTACATCTTCGAGAATTTGGCCTATTTGGAATTGCGCTACACGCCGTATTTGCGCACGCCGGAAGGGTTGAGTCAGACCGAACGGATCGACAAAATGGCGGAAATCGTCGAAATTGTCGGCAAAGCCTCCCAGGTGACCGAATATCCGATCGTCACCAGTCAGATTTTGTGTATGCACGCCCGATTACCCAAAGAAGTGAACCGGGCGATCGTCGATTTGGCTCGGCAACAGGGTCAGTATGTATGTGCGATCGATTTGGCTGGGGGAGATAATCATTACGGCGATCGCCTCGACGAATTGATCGAATTATACGAATACGCGCGATCGCACGGCATCCACACCACCGGACATGTTTATGAAACTCCCGACGGCTGCCATCCCGACTTACTCCCTTACCTCGAACGCATCGGTCACGGCATCCAAATCCCCCTCAAACACCCCGAACTGTTGCCAGACCTGGCGCGGCGCGGTCAATGCTTGGAAATCTGCCCCACCACCTATTTAAAAACCGGAACCTTAGACGACCTACAGCAGTTAAAAGTAGTTTTCGATCGCTGCTTCGAGGCGGGAGTGGCGATCGCTATTTGTACCGACAACGCCGGACTGCACAACGTGCGCCTGCCCTTCGAGTACGAGAACTTACTCACGTACAATATTATCGACTTCCGCCAGATGCAAGCCTGCCAAGCCGCCGCCTTCCGCCACGCCTTCGCCTGGCCCCACACCCAACCCCCCGGCGAAATGCTCTCCGGCTTGCTCAAAGAGCCAATTTCCAGCCTCTAA
- the pdxA gene encoding 4-hydroxythreonine-4-phosphate dehydrogenase PdxA has product MQLTQNSQIAATLRPRLAVTLGDPAGIGPEVVLKALDDRRMREECEIVVVGSRAIARQLHTQLRGIGDRLADPDDLNFIEIEDEAHNIVLGSPSVSSGAASFAYMEAAIARTLAGEFEAIVTGPIAKTWWKAAGHPYPGQTELLAERAGVSRFGMFFVARSPHNGWTLRTLLATTHIPLRQVPDTLTPDLLAWKLDLLLDCLHRDFGLDRPRVAISGLNPHSGENGQLGTEERDWLTPWVEDQRHRHPHAHLDGPIPPDTLWVKPGQAWYGAEVTAHDAYLALYHDQGLIPVKLLAFDKAVNTTIGLPFIRTSPDHGTAFDIAGKGIADPTSMKAALSLAAELGRHRLATQPG; this is encoded by the coding sequence ATGCAACTGACTCAAAATTCTCAGATCGCGGCAACCCTTCGACCTCGCCTCGCGGTGACCCTCGGCGACCCGGCAGGGATCGGACCGGAGGTGGTGTTAAAAGCGCTCGACGATCGCCGGATGCGGGAAGAATGTGAGATCGTGGTCGTCGGCAGCCGCGCGATCGCCCGCCAACTTCATACACAGTTGCGCGGGATCGGCGATCGCCTGGCCGACCCGGACGACCTCAACTTTATTGAAATCGAAGACGAAGCTCACAATATCGTCCTCGGATCTCCCAGTGTTAGCAGTGGAGCCGCCAGTTTTGCTTATATGGAAGCGGCGATCGCTCGCACTTTGGCCGGAGAATTCGAGGCGATCGTCACCGGACCGATCGCCAAAACCTGGTGGAAAGCCGCCGGACACCCCTATCCCGGCCAAACCGAACTGCTCGCCGAACGCGCGGGCGTCTCCCGCTTCGGCATGTTCTTCGTCGCCCGCTCCCCTCACAACGGCTGGACCTTACGAACCCTGCTCGCCACCACTCACATTCCCTTGCGCCAGGTTCCCGATACTCTCACTCCCGACCTGCTCGCCTGGAAACTCGACCTTTTACTCGACTGCCTCCACCGCGATTTCGGCCTCGACCGACCGCGCGTCGCCATTTCCGGCTTGAACCCCCACAGTGGCGAAAACGGCCAACTCGGCACCGAGGAACGGGATTGGCTCACCCCCTGGGTGGAAGACCAACGCCACCGCCACCCCCACGCCCATCTCGACGGCCCCATTCCCCCCGATACCCTCTGGGTCAAACCCGGCCAAGCCTGGTACGGCGCCGAAGTCACCGCTCACGATGCCTATCTCGCCTTGTATCACGACCAGGGTTTGATCCCGGTCAAATTACTCGCCTTCGATAAAGCCGTCAACACCACCATCGGCTTGCCCTTCATCCGCACGTCCCCCGACCACGGCACCGCCTTCGACATCGCCGGAAAAGGCATCGCCGACCCCACCAGCATGAAAGCCGCCCTCTCCCTAGCCGCCGAGTTGGGCCGTCACCGCCTCGCCACCCAACCGGGTTGA
- the xseA gene encoding exodeoxyribonuclease VII large subunit: MSDRPVSEQAVSVAGLTQYIQSLLELDPQLRQIWVVGEVSSANNHRSGLFFTLQDPEGTASIRCVVWNSHRNRLVQVPLKGEQVMVLGSVGLYPKRGEYQLKVWQVFPGGEGLQALRYRQLRSRLEAEGLFDPLRKRPLPAHPQTLAVVTSPQAAAWGDLQASLSDRYPGLQVLLSPATVQGERAPEEIVRAIARVEADGRAEVLIVTRGGGASEDLACFNDERVVRAIAACSIPTISGIGHQRDETLSDEVADACAHTPTAIAKLAVPEWRQLYKEHRDRLGRLSETARRQLDREGDRLDRARSRLQRLPLDRQLHLQQRDLARQQQRLLAATRRQLDRREQHCASLRDRLASLDPHRVLQRGYALVRTPGGAIVRSPADLCPGEEVVVEFDRGRMTVKIMDLLDE; this comes from the coding sequence ATGAGCGATCGCCCGGTTTCAGAACAAGCGGTCTCGGTGGCGGGACTGACCCAATACATCCAATCTCTCTTGGAACTCGACCCGCAATTGCGACAAATTTGGGTGGTCGGCGAAGTCTCTAGCGCCAACAACCACCGCAGTGGTTTATTTTTTACCTTGCAAGACCCGGAAGGAACCGCATCGATCCGGTGCGTGGTCTGGAATTCCCATCGCAACAGGTTGGTGCAAGTTCCCCTCAAGGGGGAGCAGGTGATGGTGTTGGGGTCGGTGGGTCTGTACCCGAAGCGCGGCGAGTACCAACTGAAGGTGTGGCAGGTGTTTCCCGGTGGGGAAGGCTTGCAGGCGTTGCGCTATCGCCAGTTACGATCGCGCCTGGAAGCCGAGGGCTTGTTCGATCCTCTTCGCAAGCGTCCCCTACCCGCGCACCCGCAGACCCTGGCGGTGGTGACGTCGCCCCAAGCGGCGGCGTGGGGGGATTTGCAGGCGAGTTTGAGCGATCGCTATCCGGGTTTACAGGTGCTGCTGTCTCCGGCGACGGTACAAGGAGAGCGTGCGCCGGAGGAGATCGTGCGGGCGATCGCCCGGGTGGAAGCGGACGGACGGGCTGAAGTGCTGATCGTGACGCGCGGTGGCGGGGCGTCGGAAGATTTGGCCTGTTTCAATGACGAACGGGTGGTGCGCGCGATCGCCGCTTGTTCGATCCCGACGATTTCGGGAATCGGACACCAACGGGACGAAACTCTATCCGACGAGGTGGCGGACGCCTGCGCCCATACGCCGACGGCGATCGCCAAGTTAGCGGTTCCGGAGTGGAGGCAATTATACAAGGAACACCGCGATCGCCTGGGGCGCTTGTCCGAAACCGCGCGCCGCCAGTTGGATCGGGAGGGCGATCGCCTCGATCGCGCGCGATCGCGCCTGCAGCGTCTGCCCCTCGATCGCCAGCTTCACTTGCAGCAACGGGATCTCGCCCGCCAGCAACAACGGCTGCTCGCCGCTACCCGCCGTCAGCTCGATCGCCGCGAGCAACACTGTGCGAGTCTGCGCGATCGCCTCGCCAGTCTCGACCCCCATCGCGTTTTACAGCGCGGTTACGCACTGGTTCGCACTCCGGGGGGGGCGATCGTGCGATCGCCTGCCGATTTATGTCCCGGCGAAGAAGTCGTCGTCGAATTCGATCGCGGTCGGATGACGGTTAAAATTATGGACCTGCTCGACGAGTGA
- the ribBA gene encoding bifunctional 3,4-dihydroxy-2-butanone-4-phosphate synthase/GTP cyclohydrolase II, which translates to MQHSDNASKTEHFEFDSIESALSEIAAGRMVVVVDDENRENEGDLICAAQFATPEIINFMAVHGRGLICLAMKGDRLDQLDLPLMVTNNTDRNQTAFTVSIDAAPHLGVTTGISAEDRSRTIQATINPATQPKDLRRPGHIFPLRYREGGVLKRAGHTEAAVDLARMSGLYSAGVICEIQNPDGSMARLPELIEYAHTHQLKIISIADLIAYRLQHERFIRRETIASLPTEFGQFSIYAYHNSLDDSEHVAIVKGDPANFKDKPIMVRVHSECLTGDALGSLRCDCRMQLQAALKMIENAGEGVVVYLRQEGRGIGLINKLKAYSLQDMGLDTVEANERLGFPADLRNYGVGAQILNDLGVSKIRLITNNPRKIAGLKGYGLEMVDRVPLLIEANPYNCTYLATKAEKLGHMLLQTYLLTVALHWREEQLRHPADEPSTNDVRVQRWYDHLEKIRQLAEAEHLVLQEEKRPVTVALFGKPQLTFHLGLDQANLATPDWFRQPGHPYLKAIAQILDRMAMWFDMERLEFLVSPGVDPLRNLGVQLKRQTFSLSQMPSSVCDRLEAQTIYCFDAEGSPLDPSGSPPS; encoded by the coding sequence GTGCAACACTCGGATAACGCCTCAAAAACAGAACATTTCGAGTTTGACTCGATCGAATCTGCCTTGAGCGAAATCGCTGCCGGACGGATGGTGGTGGTCGTCGATGACGAAAATCGCGAAAACGAAGGCGACTTGATTTGTGCGGCCCAATTTGCGACCCCGGAAATCATCAATTTTATGGCCGTTCACGGACGGGGATTGATTTGTTTGGCCATGAAAGGCGATCGCCTCGACCAACTCGACCTCCCCTTAATGGTCACCAACAACACCGATCGCAATCAAACCGCCTTCACCGTCAGCATCGACGCCGCCCCCCATCTCGGCGTCACCACCGGAATCTCCGCCGAAGATCGATCGCGCACGATCCAAGCGACCATCAACCCCGCCACCCAACCGAAAGATTTACGCCGTCCCGGTCATATCTTCCCCCTGCGTTACCGCGAAGGGGGCGTACTCAAACGCGCCGGACATACGGAAGCAGCAGTCGATCTCGCCCGCATGAGCGGACTTTACTCGGCGGGGGTCATTTGCGAAATCCAAAACCCGGACGGGTCGATGGCGCGCTTACCCGAACTGATCGAGTACGCCCACACCCATCAACTCAAAATTATCAGCATTGCCGATTTAATCGCCTACCGCCTCCAACACGAGCGTTTTATCCGGCGCGAGACGATTGCCAGTTTACCCACGGAATTCGGCCAGTTCTCGATTTACGCCTATCACAACAGCCTCGACGATTCCGAACACGTGGCCATTGTCAAAGGCGATCCGGCCAATTTTAAAGATAAACCGATCATGGTTCGGGTTCACTCCGAATGTCTGACCGGAGATGCTCTCGGTTCCCTGCGTTGCGACTGTCGGATGCAACTGCAAGCGGCGCTCAAAATGATTGAAAATGCCGGGGAAGGGGTGGTCGTCTACTTGCGCCAAGAAGGACGGGGCATCGGGCTGATTAATAAACTCAAAGCCTATTCCCTGCAAGATATGGGCTTGGATACGGTGGAAGCGAACGAACGGCTCGGTTTTCCGGCAGATTTACGCAATTACGGCGTCGGCGCTCAAATTCTCAACGATTTGGGCGTGAGTAAAATTCGCCTGATTACCAATAACCCGCGCAAAATTGCCGGACTCAAGGGGTACGGTTTGGAGATGGTCGATCGCGTGCCGTTGTTGATCGAAGCCAATCCGTATAACTGCACCTATCTGGCGACGAAGGCGGAAAAACTCGGTCACATGTTGCTACAAACCTATTTGCTGACCGTGGCGCTGCACTGGCGGGAGGAACAGTTACGACATCCGGCGGACGAACCCTCAACCAATGACGTGCGGGTGCAACGCTGGTACGACCATTTGGAGAAAATTCGCCAATTAGCAGAAGCGGAACATCTGGTGTTGCAAGAGGAAAAACGACCCGTGACCGTGGCGTTGTTTGGCAAACCGCAATTGACGTTTCACTTGGGGCTCGACCAAGCGAATTTGGCGACGCCGGATTGGTTTAGGCAACCGGGACATCCGTATTTGAAGGCGATCGCCCAGATTCTCGATCGCATGGCGATGTGGTTCGATATGGAACGGTTGGAATTTTTGGTGTCGCCGGGGGTGGATCCCCTTAGAAATCTCGGGGTCCAACTCAAGCGTCAGACCTTTTCGCTCTCTCAGATGCCGTCGTCGGTGTGCGATCGCCTCGAAGCACAGACGATCTATTGTTTCGATGCGGAAGGAAGCCCACTCGATCCGTCGGGTTCGCCGCCATCTTAG
- a CDS encoding DUF1825 family protein translates to MSFFDSEIVQQEAKQLFEDYQSLIQLGGNYGKFDREGKKMFIEQMEALMDRYRIFMKRFELSEDFMAQMTVEQLKTQLGQFGLTPQQMFDQMNRTLEKMKGEIET, encoded by the coding sequence ATGAGCTTTTTTGATTCCGAAATCGTCCAACAGGAAGCCAAACAGTTATTTGAAGATTATCAATCCCTGATCCAACTCGGCGGCAATTACGGCAAATTCGACCGCGAAGGCAAAAAAATGTTCATCGAGCAGATGGAAGCCTTAATGGATCGCTATCGGATTTTCATGAAGCGATTCGAGCTTTCCGAAGACTTCATGGCTCAGATGACCGTCGAGCAGCTCAAAACCCAACTGGGTCAATTTGGCTTGACCCCCCAGCAAATGTTCGACCAAATGAATCGAACCTTAGAAAAAATGAAAGGCGAAATCGAAACATAA
- a CDS encoding adenylosuccinate synthase, with translation MANVVVIGAQWGDEGKGKITDLLSKSADVVVRYQGGVNAGHTVVVNDRTFKLHLIPSGILYPSTECIIGSGTVIDPKVLIEELDQLEQLQVSTANLMISQTAHVTMPYHRLIDVASEEKRGNQKIGTTGRGIGPTYADKSERTGIRVLDLMDPDGLRDRLTWSIEYKNAILEKLYELPPLDPVEVIEQYLQYADRLRPHVVDASLKIYDAIQQRRNILFEGAQGTLLDLDHGTYPYVTSSNPVAGGACVGAGVGPTMIDRVIGVAKAYTTRVGEGPFPTEMTDGIGDVLCDRGAEFGTTTGRKRRCGWFDATIGRYAVRINGMDCLAITKLDVLDELDEIKVCVAYEIDGQRCENFPNSARQFARCKPIYETLPGWKQSTADCRSLDDLPKEALAYLKFLAELMEVPIAIVSLGASRDQTIIVEDPIHGPKRALLDANGTPVDSNP, from the coding sequence TTGGCTAACGTCGTAGTGATTGGCGCCCAGTGGGGCGATGAAGGAAAAGGCAAAATTACTGACCTGCTCAGTAAGTCTGCCGATGTTGTCGTTCGTTACCAGGGAGGGGTCAACGCCGGACACACGGTCGTGGTCAACGATCGGACCTTCAAGTTGCACCTGATTCCCTCTGGCATCCTTTATCCGAGTACGGAGTGCATTATCGGTTCGGGAACGGTCATCGATCCGAAAGTGTTAATTGAAGAACTCGATCAACTCGAACAGCTTCAGGTTTCGACAGCGAACCTGATGATTTCTCAAACCGCTCACGTGACGATGCCCTATCACCGCCTCATCGATGTGGCATCGGAAGAGAAACGCGGCAATCAGAAAATTGGCACGACGGGACGGGGAATCGGCCCGACCTACGCGGACAAGTCGGAACGGACGGGAATCCGGGTTCTGGATTTAATGGATCCCGACGGCTTGCGCGATCGCCTCACCTGGAGTATAGAGTACAAAAACGCGATTCTCGAAAAGCTGTACGAATTGCCGCCGTTGGATCCGGTAGAAGTGATCGAGCAGTATTTACAATATGCCGATCGCCTGCGCCCCCACGTGGTCGATGCCTCTCTCAAAATCTACGACGCTATCCAACAACGGCGTAATATCTTATTCGAGGGCGCTCAAGGAACTTTACTCGACCTAGATCACGGCACCTATCCCTACGTTACCTCGTCCAATCCGGTCGCGGGTGGGGCTTGTGTTGGGGCCGGGGTTGGGCCTACGATGATAGATCGCGTCATCGGCGTCGCCAAAGCCTACACCACTCGCGTGGGAGAAGGTCCGTTTCCCACGGAGATGACCGACGGAATCGGCGATGTCTTGTGCGATCGCGGCGCCGAATTCGGCACCACTACCGGACGCAAGCGCCGTTGCGGTTGGTTCGACGCCACCATCGGACGCTATGCGGTTCGCATTAACGGGATGGACTGTCTGGCGATCACCAAACTCGACGTTCTCGACGAACTCGACGAAATTAAAGTGTGCGTCGCTTACGAAATTGACGGACAGCGATGCGAGAACTTCCCGAATAGCGCCCGTCAGTTTGCCCGGTGCAAGCCGATTTACGAAACTCTGCCCGGTTGGAAGCAGTCTACTGCCGACTGCCGCTCCCTCGACGACTTGCCAAAAGAGGCGCTCGCTTACCTCAAGTTTTTGGCGGAGTTGATGGAAGTGCCGATCGCGATCGTTTCCCTCGGCGCCAGTCGCGACCAGACGATTATCGTCGAAGACCCGATTCACGGACCGAAGCGGGCGCTGTTGGACGCCAACGGAACGCCAGTGGATTCCAACCCGTAA
- a CDS encoding plasmid pRiA4b ORF-3 family protein — MSQATVKTESVYQLKVSLTESNPPIWRRIQVPSHITLYKLQRILQIVMGWKNAHLHQFTIAGTAYGQSHPEYGLEMKTERRARLDELITQEGDRFIYEYDLDESWEHQLELEKILAPEAKVHYPRCLDGERASPPEDCGGMRGYQELLEILDNPDDPEYAETVEWLGGEFDPDAFDLEGVNRQLKTIR; from the coding sequence ATGAGCCAAGCCACAGTCAAAACCGAATCGGTTTACCAACTCAAAGTCAGCCTCACCGAGAGCAACCCGCCGATTTGGCGGCGGATTCAGGTTCCCAGCCACATTACCCTGTACAAACTACAGCGCATCTTACAGATAGTCATGGGGTGGAAAAACGCCCACCTGCACCAATTCACGATCGCGGGAACCGCTTACGGACAATCTCATCCCGAATACGGCTTGGAAATGAAAACCGAACGTCGGGCTCGTCTCGACGAACTGATTACCCAGGAAGGAGATCGGTTCATTTACGAGTACGACCTCGATGAGAGTTGGGAACATCAACTCGAACTCGAAAAAATTCTGGCCCCGGAAGCAAAAGTTCACTACCCGCGTTGTCTAGACGGCGAACGGGCCAGTCCGCCGGAAGATTGCGGCGGCATGAGAGGATATCAAGAATTGCTCGAAATTTTAGACAATCCCGACGATCCCGAATATGCGGAAACCGTCGAATGGTTGGGGGGAGAATTCGATCCGGATGCCTTCGACCTCGAAGGAGTAAACCGCCAACTGAAAACGATCCGCTAG